A genomic region of Hugenholtzia roseola DSM 9546 contains the following coding sequences:
- the uvrB gene encoding excinuclease ABC subunit UvrB — MAFELISSYQPTGDQPQAIAQLVEGIEQGEPFQVLLGVTGSGKTFTMANVIAATNRPTLIISHNKTLAAQLYGEFKHFFPNNAVEYFISYYDYYQPEAYIASSDTYIEKDLAINQDIEKLRLSTTASLLSGRSDVIVIASVSCIYGLANPDEFAKNTLQIEKGMQISAQSLLLDLVDLMYSRSDDDFSRGTFRIKGDIVDIYPAYLDIAYRLYFWGDEIEEIQVIDPMSGTRLAGEQSFLLFAANLFVTSKDTLHTVIEEIKVDLELQLDFLEKDGKFDEARRLKERTEADIEMMQELGYCSGIENYSRYFDRRKAGERPYCLLDYFPKDFLLIIDESHVTIPQVRAMWGGDRSRKIALVDYGFRLPSALDNRPLTFNEFESLVHQGVFVSATPADYELQKCAGIIVEQIIRPTGLLDPLIEVRPTLNQVDDLLDEIDETVKKGDRVLITTTTKRMAEELSAYFEKLQIKARYLHSDVKALDRVEIIRELRLGDIDVLVGVNMLREGLDLPEVSLVAILDADKEGFLRNERSLIQTMGRAARNSEGKVIMYADKITPSMRSAIDETNRRRKIQSEHNQKHNITPKTVYKSREDIMQLTSVADAKSIPKAYLEETKSSITLDPVIQNMSVKEISKLIDKTKKQMENASKDLNFLEAARLRDEWQELEKLREEKVKQ, encoded by the coding sequence ATGGCATTCGAGCTTATTTCTTCTTATCAACCCACAGGCGACCAACCGCAGGCGATTGCACAGTTGGTAGAGGGTATCGAACAAGGTGAGCCGTTTCAGGTCTTGCTTGGCGTTACGGGCAGTGGCAAGACTTTCACTATGGCAAATGTCATTGCAGCGACCAATCGCCCTACTTTGATAATTAGCCATAACAAAACCTTAGCGGCACAATTATATGGAGAATTTAAACACTTTTTTCCAAATAATGCCGTAGAATATTTTATCTCTTATTACGACTATTATCAGCCCGAAGCCTATATCGCCTCTTCGGATACCTATATTGAAAAAGATTTGGCTATCAATCAGGACATCGAAAAACTAAGACTAAGCACAACAGCCTCGCTTCTTTCGGGTAGGTCTGATGTTATCGTGATTGCGTCGGTTTCTTGTATCTACGGTTTGGCAAATCCAGACGAATTTGCAAAAAATACGCTACAAATAGAAAAGGGCATGCAAATTTCGGCGCAAAGCCTTCTATTAGATTTGGTAGATTTGATGTATAGCCGCAGTGATGACGATTTTAGCCGAGGCACGTTTCGCATCAAAGGCGATATTGTCGATATCTATCCTGCCTATTTAGACATTGCCTATCGTCTTTATTTTTGGGGTGATGAAATAGAGGAAATTCAGGTAATAGACCCTATGTCGGGAACGCGCCTTGCAGGAGAGCAAAGTTTCCTACTTTTTGCCGCTAACCTTTTCGTAACAAGTAAGGATACTTTGCATACCGTTATTGAAGAAATAAAAGTAGATTTAGAATTACAATTAGACTTTTTAGAAAAAGATGGCAAATTTGACGAAGCCCGTCGTCTAAAAGAACGCACCGAAGCCGACATCGAGATGATGCAAGAACTGGGCTATTGTTCGGGTATAGAAAATTATTCGCGCTATTTTGATAGGCGAAAAGCAGGCGAGCGTCCTTACTGTTTGTTAGATTATTTTCCAAAGGATTTTCTTTTGATAATAGATGAAAGTCACGTAACCATTCCGCAGGTTCGCGCCATGTGGGGCGGCGACCGTTCGCGCAAAATTGCCTTAGTAGATTATGGCTTTCGCTTGCCTTCTGCCTTAGACAATAGACCCCTGACTTTCAATGAATTTGAGTCGTTGGTGCATCAAGGAGTCTTTGTAAGTGCAACGCCTGCCGACTACGAACTGCAAAAATGTGCAGGCATCATCGTGGAACAAATCATTCGCCCGACGGGACTTTTAGACCCCTTAATAGAAGTGCGCCCTACGCTCAATCAGGTAGATGACCTTTTAGACGAAATTGACGAAACCGTAAAAAAAGGCGACAGGGTATTGATTACAACGACTACCAAGCGCATGGCAGAGGAGCTAAGTGCCTATTTTGAGAAACTACAAATCAAGGCGCGTTATCTTCATTCAGATGTTAAGGCGTTGGATAGGGTAGAAATTATACGTGAATTGCGACTGGGTGATATAGATGTCTTGGTAGGTGTGAATATGTTGCGCGAAGGGTTAGATTTGCCCGAAGTGTCGCTTGTCGCGATTTTAGATGCAGATAAGGAGGGTTTTCTTAGAAATGAACGCTCCCTTATCCAGACAATGGGCAGGGCAGCGCGAAATTCCGAAGGCAAAGTTATTATGTATGCCGATAAGATTACGCCCTCGATGCGAAGTGCCATAGATGAAACCAATCGCCGCCGCAAAATCCAATCCGAACACAACCAAAAACACAACATTACGCCCAAAACGGTCTATAAATCGCGCGAGGACATCATGCAGCTTACCTCTGTGGCTGATGCCAAATCTATTCCGAAAGCCTATTTGGAAGAAACCAAAAGTTCTATCACCTTAGACCCTGTTATTCAAAATATGTCGGTCAAAGAAATTTCTAAACTCATCGATAAGACCAAAAAGCAGATGGAAAACGCCTCCAAAGATTTAAACTTTTTGGAAGCCGCTCGCCTGCGCGACGAATGGCAGGAGTTGGAAAAATTAAGAGAAGAAAAAGTAAAACAATAG
- the rodA gene encoding rod shape-determining protein RodA, protein MPKSENQKLLSQVDWLSLFIYFSLVAFGWISIYAAIYNEEATYTLEAFFLKTNAGKQALFIGLSFILITFIIFFDVRVLTAFAPAFYGGAILLLIAVLVFGREVANSKSWFEIGGFRFQPAEFAKMATALMLAFFLGRTRRSAKDWRILSACFAVILIPALLTLLQGDTGSALVFASFSIVFYREGMPSFLMVAGLVAIGLLVATLLMLKDLWGLLQNLISVGGALVLIFQLIDFLKRRKEDRPKVWVLVLVTILNLALLTLPFWIPEVSLTKEESATVSLLKLPAFQTTLYWIIGFLGSWFLIKFVIAFFVDKLYKGIWLAGTVLLLSLTVVLALDFFVKDILREYQRRRLEVLIDPSSDKKGFGWQVHHSKAAIASGGLTGKGFLQGTHTKLNYVPDQSTDFIFCTIGEEQGWVGTMLAMLLFIALLFRISQLAERQKSRFARVYGYGVLSVLFFHFLVNIGMTIGLFPVIGIPLPFFSYGGSSLFSFTLLLVMFIKFDAHRKEEILVL, encoded by the coding sequence ATGCCTAAGTCTGAAAATCAAAAACTGCTTTCACAAGTAGATTGGTTGAGCCTTTTTATCTATTTCTCGCTGGTTGCTTTTGGTTGGATTAGCATTTATGCTGCCATTTACAACGAAGAAGCCACTTATACACTCGAAGCCTTTTTTCTCAAAACAAATGCGGGAAAGCAAGCCCTTTTTATCGGACTTTCCTTTATCCTGATAACATTTATTATCTTTTTTGATGTGCGCGTCCTGACGGCTTTTGCACCTGCTTTCTACGGAGGGGCAATCTTGCTGCTAATTGCCGTTTTGGTCTTTGGGCGCGAGGTAGCCAACTCGAAATCATGGTTTGAAATAGGTGGCTTTCGCTTTCAGCCTGCCGAATTTGCAAAAATGGCAACGGCTCTGATGTTAGCATTTTTTTTGGGACGGACGCGCCGAAGTGCCAAAGATTGGCGAATCCTGTCGGCTTGTTTTGCCGTTATCCTCATTCCCGCGCTGCTAACACTTTTGCAGGGCGATACAGGTTCGGCATTGGTCTTTGCAAGTTTTTCTATCGTCTTTTATCGTGAGGGCATGCCTTCTTTTCTGATGGTGGCGGGTTTGGTTGCGATAGGATTGCTTGTCGCGACGCTGCTAATGCTAAAAGATTTGTGGGGCTTGCTTCAAAATCTTATCAGCGTGGGCGGAGCTTTGGTGCTTATCTTTCAGTTGATAGATTTTTTGAAAAGGCGAAAAGAAGACCGCCCCAAAGTGTGGGTACTTGTCTTGGTTACGATACTAAACTTGGCACTGCTGACGCTGCCCTTCTGGATTCCCGAAGTGAGCCTGACCAAAGAAGAATCGGCTACGGTGTCTTTGCTCAAACTGCCTGCCTTTCAGACGACTTTATACTGGATTATTGGTTTTTTAGGAAGTTGGTTTCTGATAAAATTTGTGATTGCTTTTTTTGTAGATAAACTATACAAAGGCATTTGGCTCGCAGGAACGGTCTTATTGCTTTCACTAACGGTAGTGCTTGCGCTGGATTTTTTTGTCAAAGACATCTTGCGCGAATACCAACGCCGCCGCTTGGAAGTATTGATAGACCCAAGTAGCGATAAAAAGGGTTTTGGCTGGCAGGTGCATCACTCAAAGGCGGCTATTGCTTCGGGCGGACTCACAGGCAAGGGTTTTTTACAAGGCACACACACCAAACTCAACTACGTTCCCGACCAAAGTACCGACTTTATCTTCTGTACAATCGGCGAAGAACAAGGCTGGGTAGGTACTATGTTGGCAATGTTGCTCTTTATTGCCCTACTCTTTCGAATTTCACAACTTGCCGAAAGGCAGAAGTCGCGCTTTGCAAGGGTTTATGGTTATGGCGTGCTATCGGTGCTTTTTTTTCACTTCTTAGTCAATATTGGCATGACTATCGGACTTTTTCCCGTTATCGGGATTCCGCTGCCTTTTTTTAGTTATGGGGGGTCTTCGCTTTTCTCCTTTACGCTTTTGCTCGTTATGTTTATCAAATTTGACGCACATAGGAAAGAGGAGATATTGGTTTTATGA
- a CDS encoding gliding motility-associated C-terminal domain-containing protein → MSPKRYFLPTTLLLFWIGLLLTPFLSAYKPLKKPLCLPDDSLALVTFYNSTGGGTSWNSWDLTTPLNTWQGVEVDADGCVIKLILPNVGLTGTIPNSIFTGDSLKRLRVLNLSDNALTGAIPASLGGLGEIQIIELSQNQLSGDIPTDLGSANSLRQLLLTQNNLTGTIPNTLGNLDTLVRLNLSQNELSGDIPAELGNLSTLRYLDLGNNLLENEVPATLTNLSPTGMAALDTCWLNSNRLTFVPTFSPISALDLRLENNRLTFNSIAPNNNGTFVFTYSPQDSVSTVRQITVYQNTNYTDSLTIDPPAVGNLYQWYKDNTPIAPTATANGYILSLTNIQPADAGNYFLRVTNLDAPDLTLFVRVWILTVKACPSSNDVTSPNLTLCEGEPLPTSIIGSTATLGDVASFSYQWQISNDSIAWTNAPAPSDLKNYALAGFTASDTTYFRRLLLSECDTNFSNVMTLAIVPAFGTNEISPANQSVCLGIQPQDIVGTFPADTVGKGFTYHWQISTDAGTTWLDTATTVAYTPPILNTTDTILVRRIVLGSCLPDTSNVAALNPIAPLVADTIYRSQYVCIGALPDPITPKPPQGGDPNDYRYYWETATNLDSADWVHADSLVSSLQLPEVTDTVFVRLITQSACFSDTSNIITLTTAPDLGNDSTAISIPRTEICLGDSIPTFVGAPAGIDSAFFFVWEVSTNLNPNTGFWTAVDSAQNWDVADSILLGTIFNTIPDSFFVRRRLVDSCQTYFSNILTIRLVKPVDSASNVISIPTQFQTLCAGDTTWQILANAATGGRDSLLYQWQVSFDSLTWGNRDDSLRIKPFALLDTTYFRRIAYDSCSSDTSNVVQINIIEDFGLNFIETNQTEYCVGDSATFVINGTPPEGEGNYTYRWEYSPDSLTWFASDTSVQSFTPDTVFTGRNFYRRVIEGGCSVDTSNVLLISIKRTPQNNRLVEGRQTICQGDSADWIIGTIPFTTENDSIAITWQISFDSLDWVVVPNDSITAFHVGAPSDTVYIRRTARAGECLPNISNIIRVSVVQPLDSNFISSSQLLCEGSLADTLFGTKPIGGDTTTYGYIWQRSFLDDTTGTWATVSARENFAPGVITRSVQYRRIVNSRCFSDTSNVVILSVSPRFELNAITPEGFVCRNAETFPLEGNLILDSLSLYGDFRYQWQSSPDRQNWIDIPNTNIPTYQPTPLDSTTFFRRLVINDCFRDSSNVLRIEVRNNPTVTITPDTTISIGNAIQLQATGGLTYLWTPQLDIEGDSTANPMVRPLISRYYYVEVSNINGCITKDSVFISVIGTPDVRTVDAITPNGDGLNDQLYIEGIEKYPDNELIVFNRWGQEVYRRKEYRNDWEGTYNGNVLPSGTYFYIIKFGITREIIKGAFEIIR, encoded by the coding sequence ATGAGTCCGAAACGTTATTTTCTGCCTACTACATTGCTTTTATTTTGGATAGGGCTATTGCTAACGCCTTTTTTGAGTGCCTATAAGCCGCTCAAAAAGCCGCTTTGTCTGCCCGACGATTCCTTAGCCTTAGTTACTTTCTACAATAGCACAGGCGGCGGAACGTCTTGGAACAGTTGGGACTTGACTACACCGCTCAACACTTGGCAGGGCGTAGAAGTAGATGCAGATGGTTGTGTCATCAAACTTATTTTGCCCAATGTGGGGCTTACAGGCACAATTCCGAACTCCATCTTTACAGGTGATAGTTTGAAAAGGTTGCGCGTTTTAAATCTATCCGACAACGCCCTAACGGGTGCGATTCCTGCCTCTTTGGGCGGTTTGGGTGAAATTCAGATTATAGAATTGAGCCAAAATCAATTATCGGGTGATATTCCTACCGACTTAGGCTCTGCAAATAGTTTGCGCCAACTGCTCCTGACTCAAAACAACCTAACGGGAACGATTCCCAACACTTTGGGAAACTTAGATACCCTTGTGCGCCTTAATCTCTCTCAAAACGAGCTTTCTGGCGATATTCCTGCCGAATTAGGCAATCTTTCTACGCTTCGTTATTTGGATTTGGGCAACAATCTTTTAGAAAATGAAGTGCCTGCTACGCTGACCAATCTTTCGCCCACAGGCATGGCTGCCTTAGATACCTGCTGGCTCAATAGCAATAGGCTAACTTTTGTACCTACTTTTTCGCCTATCTCTGCCTTAGATTTGCGTTTGGAAAACAACCGCCTTACTTTTAATAGCATTGCACCAAACAATAACGGCACTTTTGTTTTTACGTATTCGCCCCAAGATAGCGTCAGTACGGTGCGCCAAATTACTGTTTATCAGAACACAAACTACACTGATTCTCTGACGATAGACCCGCCTGCCGTTGGGAATTTGTATCAATGGTACAAAGACAACACGCCGATTGCGCCTACTGCTACGGCAAATGGCTATATCCTTTCGCTTACCAACATTCAGCCTGCTGATGCAGGAAACTACTTTTTGCGCGTAACCAACCTTGACGCGCCCGATTTGACGCTCTTTGTGCGCGTTTGGATATTGACGGTAAAAGCCTGCCCCAGCAGCAACGACGTAACTTCGCCCAATCTTACCCTTTGCGAAGGCGAACCGCTGCCCACTTCTATTATTGGAAGTACGGCTACTTTGGGCGATGTCGCTTCTTTTTCTTACCAATGGCAAATTTCAAACGATTCTATTGCTTGGACAAATGCCCCTGCGCCCAGCGATTTGAAAAATTACGCTTTGGCAGGTTTCACTGCTTCGGATACGACCTATTTCAGACGCTTGCTTTTGAGCGAGTGTGATACCAATTTTAGCAACGTTATGACGCTTGCCATTGTGCCTGCTTTTGGTACAAATGAAATTAGTCCTGCTAATCAAAGTGTTTGTTTGGGTATCCAGCCGCAAGATATTGTCGGCACTTTCCCTGCCGATACCGTAGGAAAAGGCTTTACTTATCATTGGCAAATTTCCACAGATGCAGGCACTACTTGGCTCGATACTGCCACAACGGTAGCTTACACGCCACCCATTTTGAACACCACAGACACAATTTTGGTGCGCCGTATTGTTTTGGGTTCTTGCCTGCCTGATACCAGCAATGTGGCGGCATTAAATCCGATTGCGCCTTTGGTAGCCGATACGATATACAGAAGTCAGTACGTCTGTATTGGTGCGCTTCCCGACCCTATCACGCCTAAGCCTCCGCAAGGCGGCGACCCTAACGACTACCGCTATTATTGGGAAACGGCTACAAATTTAGATTCCGCCGATTGGGTGCATGCCGATTCGCTTGTTTCGAGCCTACAATTACCCGAAGTTACCGATACCGTTTTTGTGCGTCTGATAACCCAAAGTGCTTGCTTTTCTGATACAAGCAATATCATTACGCTTACCACAGCTCCCGATTTAGGCAACGACTCTACGGCTATTTCCATTCCGCGCACCGAAATCTGTTTGGGCGACTCCATTCCTACCTTTGTAGGTGCGCCCGCAGGAATTGACAGTGCCTTCTTTTTTGTGTGGGAAGTGAGTACAAATCTAAATCCGAATACAGGCTTCTGGACGGCAGTGGATTCTGCTCAAAATTGGGACGTGGCTGATTCTATTCTTTTGGGTACAATTTTCAATACCATTCCTGATAGCTTTTTTGTCAGAAGGCGATTGGTGGATAGTTGTCAGACTTATTTTAGCAATATCCTAACGATTCGTTTGGTAAAACCTGTAGATAGTGCGAGCAACGTCATTTCCATTCCGACACAATTCCAGACCCTTTGTGCAGGCGATACCACTTGGCAAATCTTGGCAAATGCAGCCACAGGGGGCAGAGATAGCCTATTGTATCAATGGCAGGTTTCTTTTGACAGCCTTACTTGGGGCAATCGCGACGATTCTTTGCGCATCAAACCTTTTGCCCTTTTAGATACCACTTATTTCAGAAGAATCGCCTATGATTCTTGTAGCAGCGATACGAGCAATGTCGTACAAATCAATATCATAGAAGATTTTGGGCTTAATTTTATCGAAACCAACCAAACAGAATATTGTGTAGGCGATTCGGCTACTTTTGTCATCAATGGCACGCCGCCCGAAGGCGAGGGCAATTATACCTACCGTTGGGAGTATTCGCCCGATTCGCTCACTTGGTTTGCTTCGGATACTTCGGTACAAAGCTTTACACCTGATACCGTTTTTACGGGTAGGAATTTTTATCGTAGGGTCATCGAAGGCGGTTGCAGCGTGGATACCAGCAATGTTTTACTCATTAGCATCAAGCGCACACCACAAAATAACCGCTTGGTAGAAGGCAGACAGACGATTTGTCAGGGCGATTCTGCCGATTGGATTATTGGTACAATTCCTTTCACTACTGAAAATGACTCAATCGCCATTACTTGGCAAATTTCTTTCGATAGTTTGGATTGGGTTGTTGTCCCCAATGATTCCATAACGGCTTTTCACGTAGGTGCGCCTTCGGATACGGTTTATATTCGTAGAACGGCAAGGGCAGGGGAGTGTTTGCCTAATATTTCCAACATTATTCGCGTGAGTGTGGTGCAGCCACTCGATAGCAATTTTATCAGCAGTAGTCAGCTTTTATGCGAAGGCAGCCTTGCCGACACGCTTTTTGGTACGAAACCCATCGGGGGGGATACCACAACTTATGGCTACATTTGGCAGCGTTCTTTCCTTGATGATACGACAGGCACTTGGGCTACCGTTTCGGCGCGTGAAAATTTTGCGCCCGGTGTCATTACGCGCTCGGTACAATATCGCCGTATCGTCAATTCGCGCTGTTTTTCCGATACCAGCAACGTTGTAATTTTATCCGTTTCGCCCCGCTTCGAACTTAATGCCATCACGCCCGAAGGTTTTGTGTGTAGAAATGCCGAAACATTCCCCTTAGAAGGCAATCTAATTTTGGATAGTTTGAGTTTGTATGGCGATTTTAGGTATCAATGGCAATCTTCACCCGATAGGCAAAATTGGATAGACATTCCCAATACCAACATTCCGACCTATCAGCCTACGCCCCTTGATTCTACGACTTTTTTCCGCCGTCTGGTCATCAATGACTGTTTTAGAGATAGCAGCAACGTCTTGCGCATTGAAGTTCGCAACAATCCTACCGTTACCATTACGCCCGATACGACCATAAGCATAGGCAATGCGATACAACTGCAAGCCACAGGCGGACTTACCTACCTCTGGACTCCACAATTAGACATCGAAGGCGATAGTACGGCAAACCCTATGGTGCGTCCGCTCATTAGCCGCTACTACTATGTAGAAGTGAGCAACATCAACGGCTGTATCACCAAAGATAGCGTCTTTATTAGCGTCATTGGAACGCCTGACGTGCGAACCGTAGATGCCATCACACCTAACGGCGACGGTCTGAACGACCAACTTTATATCGAGGGCATAGAAAAATATCCTGACAATGAACTGATTGTCTTCAACCGTTGGGGGCAAGAAGTGTATCGCCGCAAAGAATACCGCAACGATTGGGAGGGTACTTACAACGGCAATGTGTTGCCTTCGGGGACTTATTTCTACATCATCAAATTTGGCATTACGCGCGAAATCATCAAAGGCGCGTTTGAAATCATACGCTGA
- a CDS encoding PorP/SprF family type IX secretion system membrane protein, which produces MKSYLRLCKGLFLLFLGIYGLSFSLQAQQIPLYSQYFHNQFIYNPAWAGLQPFGSANLTYRSQWVGMDNAPKTALFSYDMPFYEYRSGAGLTFYQDRVNVHSRYKIMGTYAYHIFGPYENSSTLSFGISGGMVLNRMNLEDLYVRHPTDPYIFGNSGVYNGFEVAFGLHYNFRNKVQIGLVAPQLLNAGLTADDENLNNLRLVNHFLFTLKGQFDFTDSKLEPMLMVRQVLNTPTQIEIGAQYTYRDLVRVSAAYRSQYAVTICAGFDYQRLSFGLARDFPISDLAGAVGSTNEIMIGYKFNFMPGADWAGKAGVGNGLIRKKKYHPSRPGPGMDRYPKQPKKKRIKGKYRRW; this is translated from the coding sequence ATGAAATCCTACCTTCGCCTTTGTAAGGGCTTGTTTCTTTTATTTTTGGGAATTTATGGGCTTTCCTTCTCTTTGCAGGCACAGCAAATTCCACTTTATAGCCAATATTTTCACAATCAGTTTATCTACAATCCTGCTTGGGCGGGTTTGCAGCCTTTTGGCTCGGCAAATCTGACCTACCGCTCGCAGTGGGTAGGCATGGACAATGCCCCTAAGACGGCTCTTTTTTCGTATGATATGCCTTTTTATGAATACCGTTCAGGCGCAGGGCTTACTTTTTATCAGGATAGGGTCAATGTTCATTCGCGCTATAAAATTATGGGAACGTATGCGTATCACATTTTCGGTCCTTATGAAAATAGCTCTACCCTTTCTTTTGGTATTTCGGGCGGCATGGTGCTAAATCGCATGAACTTAGAAGATTTGTATGTGCGCCACCCCACCGACCCCTATATTTTTGGCAATAGCGGCGTATATAACGGTTTTGAAGTGGCTTTTGGGCTGCACTATAATTTTAGAAATAAGGTACAAATCGGACTTGTTGCACCGCAGCTCCTCAATGCAGGACTGACCGCAGACGACGAAAACCTCAACAATTTGCGCCTCGTTAATCATTTTCTTTTTACGCTCAAAGGTCAGTTTGATTTTACTGATAGCAAGTTAGAACCTATGTTGATGGTGCGGCAGGTTTTGAATACGCCTACTCAAATTGAAATTGGCGCACAATACACCTATCGCGATTTGGTGCGCGTCAGTGCCGCCTATCGCAGTCAATATGCCGTTACGATTTGTGCAGGTTTTGATTATCAACGACTTAGCTTCGGTTTGGCACGCGATTTCCCCATTTCTGACTTGGCAGGTGCAGTAGGCAGCACGAATGAAATTATGATTGGCTATAAATTCAATTTTATGCCGGGGGCAGATTGGGCAGGCAAAGCAGGCGTAGGAAATGGTCTTATTCGCAAGAAAAAATATCACCCCTCGCGCCCCGGACCGGGCATGGATAGATACCCCAAACAGCCGAAAAAGAAACGCATCAAGGGCAAATACAGACGTTGGTAA
- a CDS encoding AMP-binding protein produces the protein MFLHCITPTRHLRYAYAQIPNEIEAIKTVLAQDPLLGDYFIEIVVFIKEWLEGKTDFMLHTSGSTGSPKAIKVARHQMQASAQTTLAALRLGKNDRALLAIPAQFIGGKMMIVRALCAQMELYVIKPQGNPLAFWEADLKKTTLLDFAAFVPLQMQTILSETPEKIALIEQMRAIILGGAALPYGLESKLRKLRKLSKVEIYATYGMTETLSHIALRRINGRQADDYFQTLAPTKVALDERDCLVISAPHLDLPHLVTNDLAELRSPTEFRYCGRYDNIINSGGVKIEPEKIERLLEKALIALGLEAHFVIVGLPDERLGEKVACLWERANAWDEKTEQVLKKYLEKHLSKYENPKNFYYLTPFPKTESGKINRLALKQMDFA, from the coding sequence ATGTTTTTACACTGCATTACGCCAACGCGCCATCTTCGTTATGCTTACGCCCAAATTCCCAACGAGATAGAGGCTATCAAAACAGTTTTGGCACAAGACCCACTATTAGGCGATTATTTTATCGAGATTGTCGTCTTTATCAAAGAGTGGCTTGAAGGCAAAACCGATTTTATGCTCCATACTTCGGGTTCTACGGGCAGCCCCAAAGCCATAAAGGTAGCACGCCATCAGATGCAAGCCAGCGCACAGACGACGCTTGCGGCTTTGCGACTTGGAAAAAATGACCGCGCACTTTTAGCCATTCCTGCACAATTTATTGGTGGTAAGATGATGATAGTCAGGGCGTTGTGTGCGCAAATGGAACTTTATGTCATCAAACCGCAAGGCAATCCGCTTGCATTTTGGGAGGCAGACCTAAAAAAAACGACTTTGCTCGATTTTGCTGCCTTCGTACCCTTGCAAATGCAGACTATCCTATCAGAAACCCCTGAAAAAATCGCGCTCATAGAGCAGATGCGGGCAATTATTTTAGGAGGCGCAGCCCTCCCTTATGGCTTAGAAAGCAAGCTAAGGAAGCTAAGGAAGCTATCCAAGGTAGAAATTTATGCGACTTATGGCATGACCGAAACATTGAGCCATATTGCCTTGCGACGTATCAATGGCAGGCAGGCAGATGATTATTTCCAAACCTTAGCCCCTACAAAAGTTGCGCTGGACGAGCGCGATTGTTTGGTCATTTCTGCACCGCATCTCGATTTGCCCCATTTGGTTACGAATGATTTGGCGGAATTGCGCTCACCTACCGAATTTCGCTATTGTGGTCGTTATGACAACATTATCAATAGCGGCGGAGTCAAGATAGAGCCTGAAAAAATAGAAAGGCTTTTGGAAAAGGCACTTATCGCATTGGGCTTGGAAGCGCATTTTGTCATTGTGGGACTGCCAGATGAGCGGTTAGGTGAAAAGGTGGCTTGCCTTTGGGAACGCGCCAATGCTTGGGACGAAAAAACAGAGCAAGTCTTAAAAAAATATTTGGAAAAACATCTTAGTAAGTATGAAAATCCGAAAAATTTTTATTACCTTACGCCATTTCCGAAGACCGAAAGCGGCAAAATCAACCGTTTGGCTTTAAAACAAATGGATTTTGCATAG